Proteins found in one Takifugu rubripes chromosome 17, fTakRub1.2, whole genome shotgun sequence genomic segment:
- the fbxo10 gene encoding F-box only protein 10 isoform X2, producing MRRVTGTGTSELKVPIGSHVCNVCGSSNDATLTRGVSAAMEVGNLPVELWRIILAYLPLPDLGRCCQVCRAWRELILSLDNTRWRQLCLGCPESRHPNWPSQPHLEPPSWREALKQHAIATRTWTQNGPELQSSACLLFLRRRKDRKVWHVGPGCELETLRSALVVAGPYDRVVLHPGVYEEQAEIVMKVPVELLGLGQLGEVALLVCLEQQCPTARLCNLVFMPPWFSTVVYKTSWGHVQFDNCNFEGAQLQVRGPGTCQARFCSFSQGSSAHLLGVVLSLLDSCDFSGSDTASVTVEGPPVSERNWACKHLTSLARTFPSYRTSGNNSSPPTDLLVHTSGGHQPLGVNVKNEHMSMEGWLHKTGVGAVCQATVIEDCWSEGECSDREEQILEGGGGYDAKNQLNQYYRIPCDNHGLSHLLKPQKDRSPPVGSSLDPTPVAPELLTFQQELDRDPEAQMLAASTLGCIVKRCLFREGKGGVHLSNYGRARLEGNVFRGLNYAVRCIQNSTIVMLRNEVCECRASGVFLRLAAQGLIAENNIHGNGEAGLDIRKGANPIIVCNRIHSGLRSGVVVLGNGKGSLRSNWIYNNKEAGVYILFSGNPVVSGNHIFQGQAAGIAVNENGRGVITNNVIRENQWGGVDIRRGGDPILKNNFICYGYSDGVVVGERGRGLIEGNHVYCNKGCGVWIMSSSLPQLLGNYITHNCMYGLAVFCRKDPENIESREGNWPGQDGMGGEEGSRDRRGVEGEGRDGQENLNEEGELFAWESDLDSEDERHSARRSISVALVESNCLNFNGAVGLYVKSSEPLNVFANLINSNRGTGVTVLQSSQLTRLANNCILNNGCGGVTVEKECRAELRGNGIYKNGGHGVSFSGSGQIVENDVVGNRGCGIQISNSTDVKGQTGTRRTLLQVDPGNDGCVLRNNSILTHSNSFTSPAWVLENPPPRPLVSSPCGLSSSQCPSRLGISMTTRISATVESGCHSGSMFCSIL from the exons ATGCGTCGTGTTACGGGGACTGGAACCAGTGAGTTAAAGGTTCCTATAGGTTCCCACGTCTGCAACGTGTGCGGTTCGTCTAATGATGCCACACTAACAAGAG GTGTCTCTGCTGCCATGGAGGTTGGCAACCTCCCTGTGGAGCTGTGGCGGATTATTCTGGCCTACCTCCCCCTACCTGACCTGGGCCGCTGCTGCCAGGTTTGTCGTGCTTGGAGAGAACTGATCCTGTCTCTGGACAACACCCGCTGGAGGCAGCTCTGCCTAGGTTGTCCTGAGAGCAGACATCCCAACTGGCCCAGCCAGCCACACCTGGAGCCCCCATCCTGGAGAGAAGCGCTCAAGCAGCATGCCATTGCCACCCGTACCTGGACTCAAAATGGGCCAGAGCTCCAGTCTTCAGCCTGCCTCCTTTTTTTACGCCGTCGGAAAGATCGCAAAGTTTGGCATGTGGGCCCCGGATGCGAGTTGGAGACCCTCCGCAGTGCCCTTGTGGTTGCAGGTCCATACGATCGTGTGGTCCTGCACCCAGGGGTCTATGAGGAGCAGGCTGAAATTGTGATGAAGGTGCCAGTGGAGCTGTTGGGCCTGGGGCAACTGGGTGAGGTGGCTCTGCTGGTATGTCTGGAGCAGCAGTGTCCTACTGCGAGGCTGTGTAACCTGGTCTTTATGCCCCCGTGGTTCTCTACAGTGGTCTATAAG ACTTCATGGGGTCACGTTCAGTTCGACAACTGTAACTTTGAGGGAGCTCAGTTACAGGTCCGTGGTCCAGGAACGTGCCAGGCTCGCTTCTGCTCCTTCTCACAGGGCAGCTCAGCCCACCTGTTGGGAGTTGTCCTCAGTTTATTGGACAGCTGTGACTTCTCCGGAAGCGACACTGCGTCAGTGACGGTTGAAGGTCCTCCCGTTTCGGAACGAAACTGGGCATGTAAGCACTTGACTTCCCTTGCCAGGACATTTCCTTCATATAGGACATCTGGGAACAACAGCAGCCCTCCCACTGACCTTCTGGTCCACACTAGTGGTGGACATCAACCTCTAGGTGTCAATGTTAAAAATGAGCACATGAGCATGGAAGGCTGGCTGCACAAGACTGGGGTTGGGGCGGTGTGTCAGGCCACTGTGATTGAAGACTGTTGGAGTGAGGGCGAGTGCAGTGACAGGGAAGAGCAGATCCTGGAAGGGGGAGGAGGCTACGATGCCAAAAATCAACTAAACCAGTATTACAGAATCCCCTGTGACAATCACGGCCTTTCCCACTTACTCAAGCCCCAAAAAGACCGCTCTCCGCCAGTGGGTTCATCGCTGGATCCAACCCCCGTGGCCCCTGAACTCCTCACCTTTCAGCAGGAGCTAGATAGGGATCCAGAGGCGCAGATGTTGGCAGCGTCCACACTCGGCTGCATCGTCAAGCGCTGCCTGTTCAGGGAAGGGAAGGGCGGCGTGCACCTGTCCAATTATGGACGAGCTCGGCTGGAGGGCAACGTTTTCCGTGGGCTGAACTACGCCGTCCGCTGCATCCAGAACTCAACG ATTGTGATGCTGAGGAATGAGGTGTGTGAGTGCCGCGCTTCTGGTGTGTTCCTGCGCCTCGCAGCTCAGGGACTCATTGCGGAAAACAACATCCACGGAAATGGGGAGGCCGGCCTGGACATCCGTAAAGGAGCCAACCCCATCATTGTG TGCAACAGAATTCACAGCGGTTTGCGCTCGGGGGTCGTTGTCCTTGGGAATGGAAAAGGTTCCCTTCGAAGTAACTGGATCTATAATAACAAAGAAGCGGGTGTGTATATTCTCTTCAGCGGAAATCCTGTGGTCAG CGGGAATCACATCTTCCAGGGCCAGGCAGCTGGGATCGCCGTGAACGAGAACGGCCGAGGGGTGATCACAA ATAACGTAATCAGAGAGAACCAGTGGGGGGGCGTCGACATCCGCAGAGGAGGGGACCCCATCTTGAAGAACAACTTCATCTGCTACGGCTACTCTGACGGTGTTGTAGTGGGAGAAcggggtcgtggactcatagaagGAAACCACGTCTATT GTAACAAAGGCTGTGGTGTGTGGATTATGTCCTCCAGCCTCCCACAGCTCCTTGGAAACTACATCACCCACAACTGCATGTATGGCCTGGCCGTGTTCTGCAGGAAGGACCCGGAGAACATTGAGTCCAGAGAGGGAAACTGGCCAGGACAGGACGGCATGGGCGGTGAGGAAGGCAGCAGGGATAGGAGAGGggtggaaggagaagggagagacgGGCAGGAGAACCTGAACGAAGAGGGGGAGCTGTTTGCATGGGAGAGTGATCTTGACAGTGAAGATGAGCGCCACTCTGCTCGCCGTTCCATCAGCGTGGCCCTGGTGGAAAGCAACTGTTTGAACTTCAATGGAG CTGTCGGACTTTATGTGAAGAGCAGCGAGCCCCTGAATGTGTTTGCGAACCTCATAAACAGTAACCGTGGCACCGGCGTCACCGTGCTGCAGAGCAGTCAACTGACCCGACTGGCAAACAACTGCATCCTGAACAATGGCTGTGGTGGAGTTACAGTGGAGAAGGAGTGCAGAGCGGAGCTTCGCGGTAATGGCATTTACAAAAACGGCGGCCACGGCGTCAGTTTTAGTGGCAGCGGGCAGATCGTGGAGAACGACGTGGTGGGAAACCGAGGCTGCGGGATTCAGATCTCCAACAGCACCGACGTTAAA GGCCAAACTGGAACCAGAAGAACACTGTTACAGGTGGATCCTGGCAATGATGGCTGCGTGCTCCGCAACAACAGTATTCTCACGCACAGCAACAG CTTTACATCTCCGGCCTGGGTTTTGGAAAACCCACCACCCCGTCCACTGGTCAGCTCCCCTTGTGGACTCTCCTCATCTCAGTGCCCTTCTAGACTTGGaatttccatgacaaccaggaTAAGTGCTACAGTAGAAAGTGGTTGCCATAGTGGCAGCATGTTTTGTTCCATTCTTTGA
- the fbxo10 gene encoding F-box only protein 10 isoform X3, with protein MRRVTGTGTSELKVPIGSHVCNVCGSSNDATLTRGVSAAMEVGNLPVELWRIILAYLPLPDLGRCCQVCRAWRELILSLDNTRWRQLCLGCPESRHPNWPSQPHLEPPSWREALKQHAIATRTWTQNGPELQSSACLLFLRRRKDRKVWHVGPGCELETLRSALVVAGPYDRVVLHPGVYEEQAEIVMKVPVELLGLGQLGEVALLVCLEQQCPTARLCNLVFMPPWFSTVVYKTSWGHVQFDNCNFEGAQLQVRGPGTCQARFCSFSQGSSAHLLGVVLSLLDSCDFSGSDTASVTVEGPPVSERNWACKHLTSLARTFPSYRTSGNNSSPPTDLLVHTSGGHQPLGVNVKNEHMSMEGWLHKTGVGAVCQATVIEDCWSEGECSDREEQILEGGGGYDAKNQLNQYYRIPCDNHGLSHLLKPQKDRSPPVGSSLDPTPVAPELLTFQQELDRDPEAQMLAASTLGCIVKRCLFREGKGGVHLSNYGRARLEGNVFRGLNYAVRCIQNSTIVMLRNEVCECRASGVFLRLAAQGLIAENNIHGNGEAGLDIRKGANPIIVCNRIHSGLRSGVVVLGNGKGSLRSNWIYNNKEAGVYILFSGNPVVSGNHIFQGQAAGIAVNENGRGVITNNVIRENQWGGVDIRRGGDPILKNNFICYGYSDGVVVGERGRGLIEGNHVYCNKGCGVWIMSSSLPQLLGNYITHNCMYGLAVFCRKDPENIESREGNWPGQDGMGGEEGSRDRRGVEGEGRDGQENLNEEGELFAWESDLDSEDERHSARRSISVALVESNCLNFNGAVGLYVKSSEPLNVFANLINSNRGTGVTVLQSSQLTRLANNCILNNGCGGVTVEKECRAELRGNGIYKNGGHGVSFSGSGQIVENDVVGNRGCGIQISNSTDVKLIFVVRFCAIVFNQHEAVA; from the exons ATGCGTCGTGTTACGGGGACTGGAACCAGTGAGTTAAAGGTTCCTATAGGTTCCCACGTCTGCAACGTGTGCGGTTCGTCTAATGATGCCACACTAACAAGAG GTGTCTCTGCTGCCATGGAGGTTGGCAACCTCCCTGTGGAGCTGTGGCGGATTATTCTGGCCTACCTCCCCCTACCTGACCTGGGCCGCTGCTGCCAGGTTTGTCGTGCTTGGAGAGAACTGATCCTGTCTCTGGACAACACCCGCTGGAGGCAGCTCTGCCTAGGTTGTCCTGAGAGCAGACATCCCAACTGGCCCAGCCAGCCACACCTGGAGCCCCCATCCTGGAGAGAAGCGCTCAAGCAGCATGCCATTGCCACCCGTACCTGGACTCAAAATGGGCCAGAGCTCCAGTCTTCAGCCTGCCTCCTTTTTTTACGCCGTCGGAAAGATCGCAAAGTTTGGCATGTGGGCCCCGGATGCGAGTTGGAGACCCTCCGCAGTGCCCTTGTGGTTGCAGGTCCATACGATCGTGTGGTCCTGCACCCAGGGGTCTATGAGGAGCAGGCTGAAATTGTGATGAAGGTGCCAGTGGAGCTGTTGGGCCTGGGGCAACTGGGTGAGGTGGCTCTGCTGGTATGTCTGGAGCAGCAGTGTCCTACTGCGAGGCTGTGTAACCTGGTCTTTATGCCCCCGTGGTTCTCTACAGTGGTCTATAAG ACTTCATGGGGTCACGTTCAGTTCGACAACTGTAACTTTGAGGGAGCTCAGTTACAGGTCCGTGGTCCAGGAACGTGCCAGGCTCGCTTCTGCTCCTTCTCACAGGGCAGCTCAGCCCACCTGTTGGGAGTTGTCCTCAGTTTATTGGACAGCTGTGACTTCTCCGGAAGCGACACTGCGTCAGTGACGGTTGAAGGTCCTCCCGTTTCGGAACGAAACTGGGCATGTAAGCACTTGACTTCCCTTGCCAGGACATTTCCTTCATATAGGACATCTGGGAACAACAGCAGCCCTCCCACTGACCTTCTGGTCCACACTAGTGGTGGACATCAACCTCTAGGTGTCAATGTTAAAAATGAGCACATGAGCATGGAAGGCTGGCTGCACAAGACTGGGGTTGGGGCGGTGTGTCAGGCCACTGTGATTGAAGACTGTTGGAGTGAGGGCGAGTGCAGTGACAGGGAAGAGCAGATCCTGGAAGGGGGAGGAGGCTACGATGCCAAAAATCAACTAAACCAGTATTACAGAATCCCCTGTGACAATCACGGCCTTTCCCACTTACTCAAGCCCCAAAAAGACCGCTCTCCGCCAGTGGGTTCATCGCTGGATCCAACCCCCGTGGCCCCTGAACTCCTCACCTTTCAGCAGGAGCTAGATAGGGATCCAGAGGCGCAGATGTTGGCAGCGTCCACACTCGGCTGCATCGTCAAGCGCTGCCTGTTCAGGGAAGGGAAGGGCGGCGTGCACCTGTCCAATTATGGACGAGCTCGGCTGGAGGGCAACGTTTTCCGTGGGCTGAACTACGCCGTCCGCTGCATCCAGAACTCAACG ATTGTGATGCTGAGGAATGAGGTGTGTGAGTGCCGCGCTTCTGGTGTGTTCCTGCGCCTCGCAGCTCAGGGACTCATTGCGGAAAACAACATCCACGGAAATGGGGAGGCCGGCCTGGACATCCGTAAAGGAGCCAACCCCATCATTGTG TGCAACAGAATTCACAGCGGTTTGCGCTCGGGGGTCGTTGTCCTTGGGAATGGAAAAGGTTCCCTTCGAAGTAACTGGATCTATAATAACAAAGAAGCGGGTGTGTATATTCTCTTCAGCGGAAATCCTGTGGTCAG CGGGAATCACATCTTCCAGGGCCAGGCAGCTGGGATCGCCGTGAACGAGAACGGCCGAGGGGTGATCACAA ATAACGTAATCAGAGAGAACCAGTGGGGGGGCGTCGACATCCGCAGAGGAGGGGACCCCATCTTGAAGAACAACTTCATCTGCTACGGCTACTCTGACGGTGTTGTAGTGGGAGAAcggggtcgtggactcatagaagGAAACCACGTCTATT GTAACAAAGGCTGTGGTGTGTGGATTATGTCCTCCAGCCTCCCACAGCTCCTTGGAAACTACATCACCCACAACTGCATGTATGGCCTGGCCGTGTTCTGCAGGAAGGACCCGGAGAACATTGAGTCCAGAGAGGGAAACTGGCCAGGACAGGACGGCATGGGCGGTGAGGAAGGCAGCAGGGATAGGAGAGGggtggaaggagaagggagagacgGGCAGGAGAACCTGAACGAAGAGGGGGAGCTGTTTGCATGGGAGAGTGATCTTGACAGTGAAGATGAGCGCCACTCTGCTCGCCGTTCCATCAGCGTGGCCCTGGTGGAAAGCAACTGTTTGAACTTCAATGGAG CTGTCGGACTTTATGTGAAGAGCAGCGAGCCCCTGAATGTGTTTGCGAACCTCATAAACAGTAACCGTGGCACCGGCGTCACCGTGCTGCAGAGCAGTCAACTGACCCGACTGGCAAACAACTGCATCCTGAACAATGGCTGTGGTGGAGTTACAGTGGAGAAGGAGTGCAGAGCGGAGCTTCGCGGTAATGGCATTTACAAAAACGGCGGCCACGGCGTCAGTTTTAGTGGCAGCGGGCAGATCGTGGAGAACGACGTGGTGGGAAACCGAGGCTGCGGGATTCAGATCTCCAACAGCACCGACGTTAAA CTCATTTTTGTTGTTAGGTTTTGCGCAATCGTGTTCAACCAGCACGAGGCTGTGGCATGA
- the fbxo10 gene encoding F-box only protein 10 isoform X1, which produces MRRVTGTGTSELKVPIGSHVCNVCGSSNDATLTRGVSAAMEVGNLPVELWRIILAYLPLPDLGRCCQVCRAWRELILSLDNTRWRQLCLGCPESRHPNWPSQPHLEPPSWREALKQHAIATRTWTQNGPELQSSACLLFLRRRKDRKVWHVGPGCELETLRSALVVAGPYDRVVLHPGVYEEQAEIVMKVPVELLGLGQLGEVALLVCLEQQCPTARLCNLVFMPPWFSTVVYKTSWGHVQFDNCNFEGAQLQVRGPGTCQARFCSFSQGSSAHLLGVVLSLLDSCDFSGSDTASVTVEGPPVSERNWACKHLTSLARTFPSYRTSGNNSSPPTDLLVHTSGGHQPLGVNVKNEHMSMEGWLHKTGVGAVCQATVIEDCWSEGECSDREEQILEGGGGYDAKNQLNQYYRIPCDNHGLSHLLKPQKDRSPPVGSSLDPTPVAPELLTFQQELDRDPEAQMLAASTLGCIVKRCLFREGKGGVHLSNYGRARLEGNVFRGLNYAVRCIQNSTIVMLRNEVCECRASGVFLRLAAQGLIAENNIHGNGEAGLDIRKGANPIIVCNRIHSGLRSGVVVLGNGKGSLRSNWIYNNKEAGVYILFSGNPVVSGNHIFQGQAAGIAVNENGRGVITNNVIRENQWGGVDIRRGGDPILKNNFICYGYSDGVVVGERGRGLIEGNHVYCNKGCGVWIMSSSLPQLLGNYITHNCMYGLAVFCRKDPENIESREGNWPGQDGMGGEEGSRDRRGVEGEGRDGQENLNEEGELFAWESDLDSEDERHSARRSISVALVESNCLNFNGAVGLYVKSSEPLNVFANLINSNRGTGVTVLQSSQLTRLANNCILNNGCGGVTVEKECRAELRGNGIYKNGGHGVSFSGSGQIVENDVVGNRGCGIQISNSTDVKVLRNRVQPARGCGMTVLGPVKGVIHDNLLFQGQTGTRRTLLQVDPGNDGCVLRNNSILTHSNSFTSPAWVLENPPPRPLVSSPCGLSSSQCPSRLGISMTTRISATVESGCHSGSMFCSIL; this is translated from the exons ATGCGTCGTGTTACGGGGACTGGAACCAGTGAGTTAAAGGTTCCTATAGGTTCCCACGTCTGCAACGTGTGCGGTTCGTCTAATGATGCCACACTAACAAGAG GTGTCTCTGCTGCCATGGAGGTTGGCAACCTCCCTGTGGAGCTGTGGCGGATTATTCTGGCCTACCTCCCCCTACCTGACCTGGGCCGCTGCTGCCAGGTTTGTCGTGCTTGGAGAGAACTGATCCTGTCTCTGGACAACACCCGCTGGAGGCAGCTCTGCCTAGGTTGTCCTGAGAGCAGACATCCCAACTGGCCCAGCCAGCCACACCTGGAGCCCCCATCCTGGAGAGAAGCGCTCAAGCAGCATGCCATTGCCACCCGTACCTGGACTCAAAATGGGCCAGAGCTCCAGTCTTCAGCCTGCCTCCTTTTTTTACGCCGTCGGAAAGATCGCAAAGTTTGGCATGTGGGCCCCGGATGCGAGTTGGAGACCCTCCGCAGTGCCCTTGTGGTTGCAGGTCCATACGATCGTGTGGTCCTGCACCCAGGGGTCTATGAGGAGCAGGCTGAAATTGTGATGAAGGTGCCAGTGGAGCTGTTGGGCCTGGGGCAACTGGGTGAGGTGGCTCTGCTGGTATGTCTGGAGCAGCAGTGTCCTACTGCGAGGCTGTGTAACCTGGTCTTTATGCCCCCGTGGTTCTCTACAGTGGTCTATAAG ACTTCATGGGGTCACGTTCAGTTCGACAACTGTAACTTTGAGGGAGCTCAGTTACAGGTCCGTGGTCCAGGAACGTGCCAGGCTCGCTTCTGCTCCTTCTCACAGGGCAGCTCAGCCCACCTGTTGGGAGTTGTCCTCAGTTTATTGGACAGCTGTGACTTCTCCGGAAGCGACACTGCGTCAGTGACGGTTGAAGGTCCTCCCGTTTCGGAACGAAACTGGGCATGTAAGCACTTGACTTCCCTTGCCAGGACATTTCCTTCATATAGGACATCTGGGAACAACAGCAGCCCTCCCACTGACCTTCTGGTCCACACTAGTGGTGGACATCAACCTCTAGGTGTCAATGTTAAAAATGAGCACATGAGCATGGAAGGCTGGCTGCACAAGACTGGGGTTGGGGCGGTGTGTCAGGCCACTGTGATTGAAGACTGTTGGAGTGAGGGCGAGTGCAGTGACAGGGAAGAGCAGATCCTGGAAGGGGGAGGAGGCTACGATGCCAAAAATCAACTAAACCAGTATTACAGAATCCCCTGTGACAATCACGGCCTTTCCCACTTACTCAAGCCCCAAAAAGACCGCTCTCCGCCAGTGGGTTCATCGCTGGATCCAACCCCCGTGGCCCCTGAACTCCTCACCTTTCAGCAGGAGCTAGATAGGGATCCAGAGGCGCAGATGTTGGCAGCGTCCACACTCGGCTGCATCGTCAAGCGCTGCCTGTTCAGGGAAGGGAAGGGCGGCGTGCACCTGTCCAATTATGGACGAGCTCGGCTGGAGGGCAACGTTTTCCGTGGGCTGAACTACGCCGTCCGCTGCATCCAGAACTCAACG ATTGTGATGCTGAGGAATGAGGTGTGTGAGTGCCGCGCTTCTGGTGTGTTCCTGCGCCTCGCAGCTCAGGGACTCATTGCGGAAAACAACATCCACGGAAATGGGGAGGCCGGCCTGGACATCCGTAAAGGAGCCAACCCCATCATTGTG TGCAACAGAATTCACAGCGGTTTGCGCTCGGGGGTCGTTGTCCTTGGGAATGGAAAAGGTTCCCTTCGAAGTAACTGGATCTATAATAACAAAGAAGCGGGTGTGTATATTCTCTTCAGCGGAAATCCTGTGGTCAG CGGGAATCACATCTTCCAGGGCCAGGCAGCTGGGATCGCCGTGAACGAGAACGGCCGAGGGGTGATCACAA ATAACGTAATCAGAGAGAACCAGTGGGGGGGCGTCGACATCCGCAGAGGAGGGGACCCCATCTTGAAGAACAACTTCATCTGCTACGGCTACTCTGACGGTGTTGTAGTGGGAGAAcggggtcgtggactcatagaagGAAACCACGTCTATT GTAACAAAGGCTGTGGTGTGTGGATTATGTCCTCCAGCCTCCCACAGCTCCTTGGAAACTACATCACCCACAACTGCATGTATGGCCTGGCCGTGTTCTGCAGGAAGGACCCGGAGAACATTGAGTCCAGAGAGGGAAACTGGCCAGGACAGGACGGCATGGGCGGTGAGGAAGGCAGCAGGGATAGGAGAGGggtggaaggagaagggagagacgGGCAGGAGAACCTGAACGAAGAGGGGGAGCTGTTTGCATGGGAGAGTGATCTTGACAGTGAAGATGAGCGCCACTCTGCTCGCCGTTCCATCAGCGTGGCCCTGGTGGAAAGCAACTGTTTGAACTTCAATGGAG CTGTCGGACTTTATGTGAAGAGCAGCGAGCCCCTGAATGTGTTTGCGAACCTCATAAACAGTAACCGTGGCACCGGCGTCACCGTGCTGCAGAGCAGTCAACTGACCCGACTGGCAAACAACTGCATCCTGAACAATGGCTGTGGTGGAGTTACAGTGGAGAAGGAGTGCAGAGCGGAGCTTCGCGGTAATGGCATTTACAAAAACGGCGGCCACGGCGTCAGTTTTAGTGGCAGCGGGCAGATCGTGGAGAACGACGTGGTGGGAAACCGAGGCTGCGGGATTCAGATCTCCAACAGCACCGACGTTAAA GTTTTGCGCAATCGTGTTCAACCAGCACGAGGCTGTGGCATGACCGTGCTGGGCCCGGTGAAAGGGGTCATCCATGACAATCTCTTGTTCCAGGGCCAAACTGGAACCAGAAGAACACTGTTACAGGTGGATCCTGGCAATGATGGCTGCGTGCTCCGCAACAACAGTATTCTCACGCACAGCAACAG CTTTACATCTCCGGCCTGGGTTTTGGAAAACCCACCACCCCGTCCACTGGTCAGCTCCCCTTGTGGACTCTCCTCATCTCAGTGCCCTTCTAGACTTGGaatttccatgacaaccaggaTAAGTGCTACAGTAGAAAGTGGTTGCCATAGTGGCAGCATGTTTTGTTCCATTCTTTGA